One Chaetodon trifascialis isolate fChaTrf1 chromosome 21, fChaTrf1.hap1, whole genome shotgun sequence genomic window carries:
- the aatkb gene encoding serine/threonine-protein kinase LMTK1 isoform X2: MSTLASPASQGSPDVYILPLTEVSLPVAKQPARSVQLLKSTDLGRHSLLYLKEIGNGWFGKVLLGEVNAGLNTTQVVVKELKASASVQDQMHFLEEAQPYRALQHHALVQCLAQCTEVTPYLLVMEFCPLGDVKGYLRSCRTAETMTPEPLILQRMACDIASGLLHLHKHNFTHSDLALRNCLLSANVSVKIGDYGLSHTKYKDDYYLTSDQLYVPLRWIAPELVDEVHGNLLVADQTQQSNMWSLGVTIWELFELGNQPYRHYSDRQVLTYAVREQQLRLPKPLLKVPLAERWYEVMQFCWLQPDQRPNAEEVHLLLSYLCAKGASEAEEDFERRWNSLRPNTGFNSHRGASAMSRDHPSSTSSSFPLLEQFSSGDGYHSESGDDILTVTETSHGLNFEYKWEQARADQSYRAPDPSSTMGQVNHHCQEAFYPPGGIVGGCPMENLSHGVSPSYYQAKHLHAPGILPVLSAHSPSVSSEYYIRIEEPVDCNIDPEYTMCSYSPDYQGSSGSFLTGSADSGECMACPSQAKNMAPYWSADIHKSDVYDSNESSPAISLTMEPLLGQVSDNSPLRPWESSHYVSYKDRDGGYYYEHSPPLGIDHYLIGGELSSEHHQESWGSRSLRQALGELENPLGISPSVASPTQQAYRDAYLDTSQTSIIGKNVTGGYYDMMGSLRKTMPSHSRHNSHSVSINMETEGALFIGHRDSDSEEEEEDIFVERHTCNTWPSKHSHSSVGHHRRASHSCRQDAYVDFHYTMPSTDIEDSWPEDHGLAFHSLPKPIDYLEPHQAKDNSACLSLTKHHPMVPSDNCNAYIYLCHEGETQVPASGECCHSHFVDPLTGLLVRNNSYSHSYSHSNYISDKVIDIPSNEEMINLSPAPGGPIVAKPALMKTEDSREQYVDLTFDETLYKEKREDAIKENPIMQKPTEPEIEEVTLTMTKSTPPPADNMHVMVALTDPQSELSHTGDSGVDRGGSTVSLADILDCSDDDEDEDITDDITDVTSGIFADESSELNASPAFKSLQKQVGTPDSMDSMDLPSAAGSCEGFSPASSHPSSSPKAMDSGYDTENNESPEFVPKEPHEPREQPVGKPTLDTSLEEAKVLEEQGPEDKAVPTEGEPSLDEDLALGASQTGDDILLPLSDKTPYRDSAYFSDYENERQSRDEGEELSETIRDDGNAEKEEHVGEKKGEKRKNEEEEELKDAVANKDIKLEMRHTETGGTDSSSPPEMEAYLTEECGQDEELGLPLEPSDTASIAEGVLDEWPSQEESSSLGDWAAEVVGAMEEALGALNGDCISNIKVEEEDEEDLKSSVQDLETTQEPAIKTTRTSGETPHTLPKDEVALQHTASTRRFSSSSPPPPSTPPPPLPAAEGRGSPADGEEADEEDGDTDDSDESDEELRSYSVQEQSGGEESEDECHLVPIVVSDDSEAHKLRSLLKMPTLLTTENLEEELERKKKTVSFFDDVTVYLFDQESPTKELAEHGFPLGAEGQSSQSKSQERVSASDDSSDGNISEESAGYEWEDDFPLLPLPTSTVASDSPPPRPKAPDPKPAVQRSRFTVSPSSVSRFSITHISDSDMDSVGGSSEDGDKE; this comes from the exons ATGTCCACCTTGGCCTCGCCGGCCTCCCAGGGCAGCCCGGACGTCTACATCCTGCCCCTCACCGAGGTGTCCCTGCCCGTCGCAAAGCAGCCTGCTCGATCAG tCCAACTCCTGAAGTCCACGGATCTCGGCCGCCACAGTCTGCTCTACCTGAAAGAGATTGGGAATGGCTGGTTCGGGAAG GTTCTGCTCGGGGAGGTCAACGCAGGCCTGAATACAACCCAAGTGGTAGTAAAGGAGCTGAAAGCCAGCGCCAGCGTGCAGGACCAGATGCACTTCCTGGAGGAAGCACAGCCTTACCG ggCCCTCCAGCACCATGCTCTGGTGCAGTGTTTGGCCCAGTGCACTGAGGTCACTCCCTACCTGCTGGTGATGGAGTTTTGTCCACTG GGGGATGTGAAGGGTTACCTCCGAAGCTGCAGGACTGCAGAAACCATGACCCCAGAGCCCTTGATTCTTCAACGCATGGCTTGTGACATCGCCTCAGGACTCCtacacctgcacaaacacaacttCACACACAG TGACCTGGCTTTGAGGAACTGCTTGTTGTCTGCTAATGTCTCAGTGAAGATTGGAGATTATGGTCTGTCCCACACAAAGTACAAG GATGATTACTacctgacctcagatcagctgtaCGTGCCGCTGCGTTGGATTGCTCCAGAGCTGGTGGATGAGGTGCATGGAAACCTGCTGGTGGCTGACCAGACCCAACAGAGCAACATGTG GTCTCTGGGTGTGACTATCTGGGAGCTGTTCGAGCTGGGAAACCAGCCCTACAGGCACTACTCCGACAGACAAGTGCTGACCTACGCTGtgagggagcagcagctgcGACTGCCCAAGCCGCTGCTCAAAGTGCCGCTGGCTGAGCGCTG GTACGAGGTGATGCAGTTCTGCTGGCTCCAGCCTGATCAGAGACCCAATGCAGAGGAAGTCCACTTGCTGCTCAGCTATCTGTGTGCCAAGGGGGCCAGCGAGGCCGAAGAAGACTTTGAGAGGCGATGGAACTCTCTGCGTCCCAATACTGGATTCAACAGTCACCGCGGTGCCTCTGCAATGTCACGAGACCACCCCTCAtcaacctcctcctctttccctctccttgAGCAGTTTTCATCTGGTGATGGCTACCACTCAGAGTCCGGGGATGATATACTAACAGTCACTGAGACCAGCCACGGTCTGAACTTTGAGTACAAGTGGGAGCAAGCCAGGGCAGACCAGTCCTATAGAGCCCCAGACCCCTCTAGCACCATGGGTCAGGTCAACCATCACTGTCAGGAAGCATTTTACCCACCTGGAGGAATCGTGGGAGGCTGCCCCATGGAGAACCTCAGCCATGGAGTTTCTCCATCTTACTACCAAGCAAAACATCTACACGCTCCAGGCATACTCCCCGTCCTCAGTGCCCATAGCCCCTCAGTAAGCAGCGAATACTACATCCGCATCGAAGAGCCAGTAGACTGTAACATCGATCCGGAGTATACCATGTGCTCCTACAGCCCAGACTACCAGGGCAGCAGTGGGAGCTTTCTGACTGGCAGCGCTGACTCAGGTGAGTGCATGGCCTGTCCGTCGCAGGCTAAGAACATGGCTCCCTATTGGTCCGCAGACATCCACAAGTCAGATGTGTACGACTCCAATGAGTCAAGTCCTGCTATCTCCCTGACAATGGAGCCCCTTTTAGGACAAGTGTCGGACAACAGCCCCCTCCGACCCTGGGAGTCCAGTCACTATGTGTCCTATAAAGACAGAGATGGGGGTTACTACTATGAGCACTCGCCCCCTTTGGGAATAGATCACTATTTGATTGGAGGTGAGCTCTCCAGTGAGCATCATCAGGAAAGCTGGGGGTCAAGGAGTCTGCGTCAGGCTTTGGGTGAGTTGGAGAACCCACTGGGTATATCCCCCTCTGTAGCCAGTCCAACTCAACAGGCATACAGAGACGCATACCTGGACACAAGTCAGACCTCCATTATAGGAAAGAACGTGACAGGGGGCTACTACGACATGATGGGCTCCCTGAGGAAGACTATGCCCAGCCACAGCAGGCACAACAGCCACTCTGTCAGTATTAacatggagacagagggggCACTCTTCATCGGGCACAGAGACAGCGATtcggaggaggaagaggaggacataTTTGTTGAGAGACACACCTGCAACACTTGGCCTTCAAAACACAGCCATAGCAGTGTGGGACACCACAGACGGGCgagccacagctgcagacaggatGCTTACGTAGATTTCCACTACACAATGCCAAGTACAGACATCGAAGACTCCTGGCCGGAGGACCATGGCCTGGCCTTCCACTCTCTACCCAAACCCATCGACTATCTGGAGCCCCACCAGGCCAAAGATAACAGTGCCTGCCTTAGTCTGACCAAACATCACCCAATGGTGCCCTCGGACAACTGCAATGCCTACATCTACCTGTGCCATGAGGGCGAGACTCAGGTGCCAGCATCTGGAGAGTGCTGCCACTCGCACTTTGTTGACCCCCTTACAGGCTTGCTAGTCAGAAACAACAGCTATAGTCACAGCTACAGTCACAGCAACTACATCAGTGATAAGGTCATCGACATCCCAAGCAATGAAGAGATGATCAATCTCTCACCCGCTCCCGGGGGTCCCATTGTGGCCAAACCTGCCTTGATGAAGACTGAGGACAGTAGAGAGCAGTATGTTGACCTGACGTTTGATGAAACACTGTacaaagagaaaagggaggatGCAATCAAAGAAAATCCAATCATGCAAAAACCGACAGAACCTGAAATAGAAGAGGTGACCCTGACAATGACTAAAAGCACTCCGCCTCCTGCTGACAACATGCATGTGATGGTGGCCCTCACAGATCCACAGTCAGAGTTGAGTCACACCGGCGATAGCGGCGTTGACCGAGGAGGCTCCACTGTGAGCCTCGCCGACATCCTCGACTGCAGTGATGACGATGAGGACGAAGACATCACAGACGATatcactgatgtcacctcaggcATCTTCGCTGACGAGTCCAGCGAGCTGAACGCTTCCCCTGCCTTCAAGTCGCTCCAGAAGCAGGTAGGAACTCCTGATTCCATGGATTCTATGGATCTGCCATCTGCAGCCGGGTCCTGTGAAGGCTTCAGCCCTGCGTCCTCCCACCCTTCCAGCTCACCTAAAGCTATGGACAGTGGCtatgacacagaaaacaatgagaGCCCCGAGTTTGTACCCAAAGAGCCTCATGAACCCCGTGAGCAACCTGTGGGAAAGCCTACCCTTGATACAAGCCTGGAGGAGGCCaaggtgctggaggagcaggggCCCGAGGATAAAGCAGTGCCCACAGAGGGGGAACCGTCACTGGATGAAGATTTGGCTTTAGGAGCTTCACAAACAGGCGACGACATCCTTTTACCACTGAGCGATAAGACACCATACAGAGACTCTGCCTACTTCTCAGACTACGAGAATGAAAGGCAGTCCAGGGATGAAGGGGAGGAACTGTCAGAGACAATAAGAGATGACGGAAATGCTGAAAAGGAGGAGCATGTGGGAGAAAAGAAgggtgagaaaagaaagaatgaagaggaggaagaactgAAGGACGCTGTGGCCAACAAAGACATAAAGCTCGaaatgagacacacagagacaggagggaCAGACTCCTCTTCTCCACCAGAGATGGAGGCATATTTGACAGAAGAGTGTGGCCAGGATGAGGAACTGGGCCTCCCTCTGGAGCCCTCTGACACTGCTTCAATAGCAGAAGGTGTGCTGGACGAATGGCCATCTCAGGAAGAGAGCTCATCCCTGGGAGACTGGGCAGCAGAGGTGGTGGGGGCCATGGAGGAAGCCCTTGGTGCCCTGAATGGAGACTGTATCTCCAACAttaaggtggaggaggaggacgaagaggacCTGAAAAGCTCCGTTCAAGATTTAGAAACAACACAAGAGCCAGCGATCAAGACGACGCGGACATCCGGTGAAACCCCGCACACTTTACCCAAAGACGAGGTGGCCTTGCAGCACACGGCGAGCACCCGGcgcttttcttcctcctctcctccacctccatccacccctccccctccgCTCCCCGCAGCAGAGGGCCGAGGGTCTCCAGCAGACGGGGAAGAGGCGGACGAGGAGGACGGCGACACCGATGACAGCGACGAGTCGGACGAGGAGCTGCGGAGCTACAGCGTGCAGGAGCAGAGCGGAGGGGAGGAGAGCGAAGACGAGTGCCACCTGGTGCCCATCGTGGTGAGCGACGACAGCGAAGCCCACAAACTGCGCAGCCTGCTGAAGATGCCGACCCTGCTCACCACGGAGAACCTAGAGGAGGAGCTCGAACGCAAGAAGAAGACGGTGTCGTTCTTCGACGATGTCACCGTCTACCTGTTCGATCAG GAAAGTCCAACCAAGGAGCTGGCTGAGCACGGCTTCCCGTTAGGAGCCGAGGGTCAGAGTTCACAGAGCAAATCCCAAGAAAGGGTCAGTGCTTCGGATGACTCTTCTGATGGAAACATCTCAGAGGAGA gTGCAGGGTATGAGTGGGAGGACGACTTCCCCCTGCTGCCTCTGCCAACATCCACAGTGGCATCCGACTCACCTCCACCCCGCCCCAAAGCTCCGGACCCCAAACCGGCCGTGCAGCGCTCCCGCTTCACCGTCTCCCCCTCCAGCGTGTCCCGTTTCTCCATCACTCACATCTCCGACTCTGATATGGACTCTGTAGGAG GAAGCAGCGAGGACGGGGACAAAGAGTGA
- the aatkb gene encoding serine/threonine-protein kinase LMTK1 isoform X1, whose amino-acid sequence MRCSFSFGSASPVTKMLMLLVTMSSAVFSPGFALSSHFSSDGAPLSELSWSSSLAVVAISFSGLFTFVFLMLACLCCKKGKIGFKEFKNVDGEEYHADMSTLASPASQGSPDVYILPLTEVSLPVAKQPARSVQLLKSTDLGRHSLLYLKEIGNGWFGKVLLGEVNAGLNTTQVVVKELKASASVQDQMHFLEEAQPYRALQHHALVQCLAQCTEVTPYLLVMEFCPLGDVKGYLRSCRTAETMTPEPLILQRMACDIASGLLHLHKHNFTHSDLALRNCLLSANVSVKIGDYGLSHTKYKDDYYLTSDQLYVPLRWIAPELVDEVHGNLLVADQTQQSNMWSLGVTIWELFELGNQPYRHYSDRQVLTYAVREQQLRLPKPLLKVPLAERWYEVMQFCWLQPDQRPNAEEVHLLLSYLCAKGASEAEEDFERRWNSLRPNTGFNSHRGASAMSRDHPSSTSSSFPLLEQFSSGDGYHSESGDDILTVTETSHGLNFEYKWEQARADQSYRAPDPSSTMGQVNHHCQEAFYPPGGIVGGCPMENLSHGVSPSYYQAKHLHAPGILPVLSAHSPSVSSEYYIRIEEPVDCNIDPEYTMCSYSPDYQGSSGSFLTGSADSGECMACPSQAKNMAPYWSADIHKSDVYDSNESSPAISLTMEPLLGQVSDNSPLRPWESSHYVSYKDRDGGYYYEHSPPLGIDHYLIGGELSSEHHQESWGSRSLRQALGELENPLGISPSVASPTQQAYRDAYLDTSQTSIIGKNVTGGYYDMMGSLRKTMPSHSRHNSHSVSINMETEGALFIGHRDSDSEEEEEDIFVERHTCNTWPSKHSHSSVGHHRRASHSCRQDAYVDFHYTMPSTDIEDSWPEDHGLAFHSLPKPIDYLEPHQAKDNSACLSLTKHHPMVPSDNCNAYIYLCHEGETQVPASGECCHSHFVDPLTGLLVRNNSYSHSYSHSNYISDKVIDIPSNEEMINLSPAPGGPIVAKPALMKTEDSREQYVDLTFDETLYKEKREDAIKENPIMQKPTEPEIEEVTLTMTKSTPPPADNMHVMVALTDPQSELSHTGDSGVDRGGSTVSLADILDCSDDDEDEDITDDITDVTSGIFADESSELNASPAFKSLQKQVGTPDSMDSMDLPSAAGSCEGFSPASSHPSSSPKAMDSGYDTENNESPEFVPKEPHEPREQPVGKPTLDTSLEEAKVLEEQGPEDKAVPTEGEPSLDEDLALGASQTGDDILLPLSDKTPYRDSAYFSDYENERQSRDEGEELSETIRDDGNAEKEEHVGEKKGEKRKNEEEEELKDAVANKDIKLEMRHTETGGTDSSSPPEMEAYLTEECGQDEELGLPLEPSDTASIAEGVLDEWPSQEESSSLGDWAAEVVGAMEEALGALNGDCISNIKVEEEDEEDLKSSVQDLETTQEPAIKTTRTSGETPHTLPKDEVALQHTASTRRFSSSSPPPPSTPPPPLPAAEGRGSPADGEEADEEDGDTDDSDESDEELRSYSVQEQSGGEESEDECHLVPIVVSDDSEAHKLRSLLKMPTLLTTENLEEELERKKKTVSFFDDVTVYLFDQESPTKELAEHGFPLGAEGQSSQSKSQERVSASDDSSDGNISEESAGYEWEDDFPLLPLPTSTVASDSPPPRPKAPDPKPAVQRSRFTVSPSSVSRFSITHISDSDMDSVGGSSEDGDKE is encoded by the exons ATGCGCTGCAGTTTTTCCTTTGGCTCTGCTTCGCCGGTAACGAAGATGCTGATGCTCCTGGTGACGATGTCTTCGGCCGTTTTCAGCCCCGGATTTGCCCTCAGCTCCCATTTCAGCTCAG ATGGCGCTCCGCTGAGTGAACTGTCCTGGTCGTCGTCCCTGGCCGTGGTAGCCATCTCCTTCTCGGGCCTCTTCACCTTCGTCTTCCTCATGCTGGCCTGCCTCTGCTGCAAGAAGGGCAAAATCGGCTTCAAG GAATTCAAGAATGTGGATGGGGAGGAGTACCATGCAGATATGTCCACCTTGGCCTCGCCGGCCTCCCAGGGCAGCCCGGACGTCTACATCCTGCCCCTCACCGAGGTGTCCCTGCCCGTCGCAAAGCAGCCTGCTCGATCAG tCCAACTCCTGAAGTCCACGGATCTCGGCCGCCACAGTCTGCTCTACCTGAAAGAGATTGGGAATGGCTGGTTCGGGAAG GTTCTGCTCGGGGAGGTCAACGCAGGCCTGAATACAACCCAAGTGGTAGTAAAGGAGCTGAAAGCCAGCGCCAGCGTGCAGGACCAGATGCACTTCCTGGAGGAAGCACAGCCTTACCG ggCCCTCCAGCACCATGCTCTGGTGCAGTGTTTGGCCCAGTGCACTGAGGTCACTCCCTACCTGCTGGTGATGGAGTTTTGTCCACTG GGGGATGTGAAGGGTTACCTCCGAAGCTGCAGGACTGCAGAAACCATGACCCCAGAGCCCTTGATTCTTCAACGCATGGCTTGTGACATCGCCTCAGGACTCCtacacctgcacaaacacaacttCACACACAG TGACCTGGCTTTGAGGAACTGCTTGTTGTCTGCTAATGTCTCAGTGAAGATTGGAGATTATGGTCTGTCCCACACAAAGTACAAG GATGATTACTacctgacctcagatcagctgtaCGTGCCGCTGCGTTGGATTGCTCCAGAGCTGGTGGATGAGGTGCATGGAAACCTGCTGGTGGCTGACCAGACCCAACAGAGCAACATGTG GTCTCTGGGTGTGACTATCTGGGAGCTGTTCGAGCTGGGAAACCAGCCCTACAGGCACTACTCCGACAGACAAGTGCTGACCTACGCTGtgagggagcagcagctgcGACTGCCCAAGCCGCTGCTCAAAGTGCCGCTGGCTGAGCGCTG GTACGAGGTGATGCAGTTCTGCTGGCTCCAGCCTGATCAGAGACCCAATGCAGAGGAAGTCCACTTGCTGCTCAGCTATCTGTGTGCCAAGGGGGCCAGCGAGGCCGAAGAAGACTTTGAGAGGCGATGGAACTCTCTGCGTCCCAATACTGGATTCAACAGTCACCGCGGTGCCTCTGCAATGTCACGAGACCACCCCTCAtcaacctcctcctctttccctctccttgAGCAGTTTTCATCTGGTGATGGCTACCACTCAGAGTCCGGGGATGATATACTAACAGTCACTGAGACCAGCCACGGTCTGAACTTTGAGTACAAGTGGGAGCAAGCCAGGGCAGACCAGTCCTATAGAGCCCCAGACCCCTCTAGCACCATGGGTCAGGTCAACCATCACTGTCAGGAAGCATTTTACCCACCTGGAGGAATCGTGGGAGGCTGCCCCATGGAGAACCTCAGCCATGGAGTTTCTCCATCTTACTACCAAGCAAAACATCTACACGCTCCAGGCATACTCCCCGTCCTCAGTGCCCATAGCCCCTCAGTAAGCAGCGAATACTACATCCGCATCGAAGAGCCAGTAGACTGTAACATCGATCCGGAGTATACCATGTGCTCCTACAGCCCAGACTACCAGGGCAGCAGTGGGAGCTTTCTGACTGGCAGCGCTGACTCAGGTGAGTGCATGGCCTGTCCGTCGCAGGCTAAGAACATGGCTCCCTATTGGTCCGCAGACATCCACAAGTCAGATGTGTACGACTCCAATGAGTCAAGTCCTGCTATCTCCCTGACAATGGAGCCCCTTTTAGGACAAGTGTCGGACAACAGCCCCCTCCGACCCTGGGAGTCCAGTCACTATGTGTCCTATAAAGACAGAGATGGGGGTTACTACTATGAGCACTCGCCCCCTTTGGGAATAGATCACTATTTGATTGGAGGTGAGCTCTCCAGTGAGCATCATCAGGAAAGCTGGGGGTCAAGGAGTCTGCGTCAGGCTTTGGGTGAGTTGGAGAACCCACTGGGTATATCCCCCTCTGTAGCCAGTCCAACTCAACAGGCATACAGAGACGCATACCTGGACACAAGTCAGACCTCCATTATAGGAAAGAACGTGACAGGGGGCTACTACGACATGATGGGCTCCCTGAGGAAGACTATGCCCAGCCACAGCAGGCACAACAGCCACTCTGTCAGTATTAacatggagacagagggggCACTCTTCATCGGGCACAGAGACAGCGATtcggaggaggaagaggaggacataTTTGTTGAGAGACACACCTGCAACACTTGGCCTTCAAAACACAGCCATAGCAGTGTGGGACACCACAGACGGGCgagccacagctgcagacaggatGCTTACGTAGATTTCCACTACACAATGCCAAGTACAGACATCGAAGACTCCTGGCCGGAGGACCATGGCCTGGCCTTCCACTCTCTACCCAAACCCATCGACTATCTGGAGCCCCACCAGGCCAAAGATAACAGTGCCTGCCTTAGTCTGACCAAACATCACCCAATGGTGCCCTCGGACAACTGCAATGCCTACATCTACCTGTGCCATGAGGGCGAGACTCAGGTGCCAGCATCTGGAGAGTGCTGCCACTCGCACTTTGTTGACCCCCTTACAGGCTTGCTAGTCAGAAACAACAGCTATAGTCACAGCTACAGTCACAGCAACTACATCAGTGATAAGGTCATCGACATCCCAAGCAATGAAGAGATGATCAATCTCTCACCCGCTCCCGGGGGTCCCATTGTGGCCAAACCTGCCTTGATGAAGACTGAGGACAGTAGAGAGCAGTATGTTGACCTGACGTTTGATGAAACACTGTacaaagagaaaagggaggatGCAATCAAAGAAAATCCAATCATGCAAAAACCGACAGAACCTGAAATAGAAGAGGTGACCCTGACAATGACTAAAAGCACTCCGCCTCCTGCTGACAACATGCATGTGATGGTGGCCCTCACAGATCCACAGTCAGAGTTGAGTCACACCGGCGATAGCGGCGTTGACCGAGGAGGCTCCACTGTGAGCCTCGCCGACATCCTCGACTGCAGTGATGACGATGAGGACGAAGACATCACAGACGATatcactgatgtcacctcaggcATCTTCGCTGACGAGTCCAGCGAGCTGAACGCTTCCCCTGCCTTCAAGTCGCTCCAGAAGCAGGTAGGAACTCCTGATTCCATGGATTCTATGGATCTGCCATCTGCAGCCGGGTCCTGTGAAGGCTTCAGCCCTGCGTCCTCCCACCCTTCCAGCTCACCTAAAGCTATGGACAGTGGCtatgacacagaaaacaatgagaGCCCCGAGTTTGTACCCAAAGAGCCTCATGAACCCCGTGAGCAACCTGTGGGAAAGCCTACCCTTGATACAAGCCTGGAGGAGGCCaaggtgctggaggagcaggggCCCGAGGATAAAGCAGTGCCCACAGAGGGGGAACCGTCACTGGATGAAGATTTGGCTTTAGGAGCTTCACAAACAGGCGACGACATCCTTTTACCACTGAGCGATAAGACACCATACAGAGACTCTGCCTACTTCTCAGACTACGAGAATGAAAGGCAGTCCAGGGATGAAGGGGAGGAACTGTCAGAGACAATAAGAGATGACGGAAATGCTGAAAAGGAGGAGCATGTGGGAGAAAAGAAgggtgagaaaagaaagaatgaagaggaggaagaactgAAGGACGCTGTGGCCAACAAAGACATAAAGCTCGaaatgagacacacagagacaggagggaCAGACTCCTCTTCTCCACCAGAGATGGAGGCATATTTGACAGAAGAGTGTGGCCAGGATGAGGAACTGGGCCTCCCTCTGGAGCCCTCTGACACTGCTTCAATAGCAGAAGGTGTGCTGGACGAATGGCCATCTCAGGAAGAGAGCTCATCCCTGGGAGACTGGGCAGCAGAGGTGGTGGGGGCCATGGAGGAAGCCCTTGGTGCCCTGAATGGAGACTGTATCTCCAACAttaaggtggaggaggaggacgaagaggacCTGAAAAGCTCCGTTCAAGATTTAGAAACAACACAAGAGCCAGCGATCAAGACGACGCGGACATCCGGTGAAACCCCGCACACTTTACCCAAAGACGAGGTGGCCTTGCAGCACACGGCGAGCACCCGGcgcttttcttcctcctctcctccacctccatccacccctccccctccgCTCCCCGCAGCAGAGGGCCGAGGGTCTCCAGCAGACGGGGAAGAGGCGGACGAGGAGGACGGCGACACCGATGACAGCGACGAGTCGGACGAGGAGCTGCGGAGCTACAGCGTGCAGGAGCAGAGCGGAGGGGAGGAGAGCGAAGACGAGTGCCACCTGGTGCCCATCGTGGTGAGCGACGACAGCGAAGCCCACAAACTGCGCAGCCTGCTGAAGATGCCGACCCTGCTCACCACGGAGAACCTAGAGGAGGAGCTCGAACGCAAGAAGAAGACGGTGTCGTTCTTCGACGATGTCACCGTCTACCTGTTCGATCAG GAAAGTCCAACCAAGGAGCTGGCTGAGCACGGCTTCCCGTTAGGAGCCGAGGGTCAGAGTTCACAGAGCAAATCCCAAGAAAGGGTCAGTGCTTCGGATGACTCTTCTGATGGAAACATCTCAGAGGAGA gTGCAGGGTATGAGTGGGAGGACGACTTCCCCCTGCTGCCTCTGCCAACATCCACAGTGGCATCCGACTCACCTCCACCCCGCCCCAAAGCTCCGGACCCCAAACCGGCCGTGCAGCGCTCCCGCTTCACCGTCTCCCCCTCCAGCGTGTCCCGTTTCTCCATCACTCACATCTCCGACTCTGATATGGACTCTGTAGGAG GAAGCAGCGAGGACGGGGACAAAGAGTGA